Genomic DNA from Caloenas nicobarica isolate bCalNic1 chromosome 3, bCalNic1.hap1, whole genome shotgun sequence:
GTCCTCCACGGCACCGAACCTGCCCCGGGGGCACGGAGTGCATCAGTCCCCACTGCCAGCACCAGAGCTGCTCCTTCCCCCGCCCGGGGGGCCCCTccccacagcagggctgggaaacgGCTCGGTGGGCCTCAGACTAGGTGTTCAGTCTGTGGGGGcagtccagccccagccccccaccccagccctcaCCGGCAGGCCTGGTAGCGGTACGCCTTGTCGGGAATGCCAGGCAGATTCTCATTCCAGCGCAGCCCCGTCACCAGCTGGTCCTGCTGCCACACGCAGCACTGGAAGTCCCGTCCTGCCGTCACCACCTGCACAGAGCGCGGGTGTCCAGGgacagctctccctgcagggcCGGGGAGCGGCCTGACGCTCACCTTGTTGTCAGGGCCCAGCGCGATATCTTCAATCTCCCCGTCATGGGCTTTGAACTCCAGCGTCTTCTTCATGCTGGGGAActgcaagagcagagcagaagctgGAGCTGCGCCCTGGGCCAGGgttcccagcagccccaggtccctgccaggcacgGTACCCGGGGTCGCTCAGGGAAGGCGTCAGGAAGACACAGGCACAGGGATGTCCGTCCTCAGCTCCCGCCGTGCCCACCTCCCAGAGGCGGAGGAAGCCGTCGGCCCCGCCAGTGACGAGCAGCGAGCCGTCAGCGTTGAAGCGGACAGCCTTCTGCAGGGCGTCGGGGCTGAAATCCGTGCGGACGCTGTGCAGGCTCTCCACTGTCACTTCACTTGTCTGGCTCTGCGTATCACTCTGCCCCGCTGGGCTGGGGCCTCTCCGCTTCCGCGGCCCCTTCTCCCCGCTGCCTGCAGCGGGGCAGACGACACAGGGCCCTGACATGTCTCCCCGGCACCgcgcaggcagagctgggggtccGGGAAAGGCGGGAGGGCCCCACGGCGCTGCCTCATCTCCAGCACACCCCACAGCCCGTCCAGCCCCCCGGCCCCAGGGCAGGTGCTGTCACACCGACCCCCGGCAGAGCAGGGCCTCACCGTTCCGGCCGGCGGAGCCGCTCGGGGCCTCGGGCGCCTGCAGGCTGAAGCGCAGGATGTGGCAGCTGGCGTCCTGCCCCGCCGCGATGATGTCGCCGGCCAGCGCCATGGTCATGGTGGCGCGGGTCTCGGTGTCGTGCGAGTGCAGGAGGGACGCGCTGAGCTGGCCCCCgatctgctccagctgcaggaagTGCTGCGGGACACGGCCGGGGCTCAGCCCCCGCAACCGGCCCTGCCCGGGACCCCCCGCCCGGGGCCCGGGCCCCCCGACCCCACCCGGGCCTgcagccccggctcccccagcccccgccCGCGCCCCGCGCAGCGCACCACGCCATTGCGGATGCCGGTCTTGGCGGCGCCACCGCCGCCGGCGGTGATGGCGAGCGGGCGCCGCGGGTGCAGCCGCACGGTGTAGAGCGGGAACGGCGCCCGGTACAGCTccggcggccgccgcggcgCCATGGCTGCGCCGCACACGTCAGCGCGTCACCGCGCGCTGCGTCACCGCGCCGCCACGTCCGCCCAGAGCCCCGCCCCTGCCACCCAGAGCCCCGCCCCCGCCACACAGAGCCCCGCCCCCaccgccccagccccgccccctgccAACCAGAGCGCCGCCCCCTCCACCCAGAGCCCCGCCCCCaccgccccagccccgcccccgccacCCAGAGCCCCGCCCCCaccgccccagccccgcccccgccacCCAGAgccccgccccagccccgccccctgccACCCAGAGCCCCGCCCCCaccgccccagccccgcccctgccggcgcggccccgcccccgcgcggTGCACACGCGGAGGGAGCGCGCTCGGGGAGCGGCGCGGTCGTGCGTGTCCGTGGGTCCTGCTGTGCCGGGACCCGCCGCCTACTGAACCGGCCCCCGCACACCCCTCTGCAGCGGGGCAGCATCCACACACCCGCGCGAGGCCGCGGGGACCCCCGTGGGCCCCATggagggctgggggctgccccacCCGTGTGCCAATCCCCGGGCAGCAGGACACCCCCTGTCCCGTGGGGCcgcccggggccgggctgggcccaCCCGGGTCAGTCACTCCCCTGGCACTGTGGTCACCCGTGGGCACGCTGCCCCCACTCCCATCACCCACAGCcgctgggagcagctctgcagccccagagGAGCTGATGAACGGGGGTCCCGTGTGGGGCTGGAGGTCCCGTGGTCCCTGCAGAGCCGCGTGGGGCAGGGTGGTGTAgcaggggctgcctggctcTCCATGGCCCCGTGGgtgcccccagctgcccccctgTGCCTCCTCCACACCAGCCCGGCCCCTCAGGGATCCTCACCCGCTGCCCAGCTGGGGCCGGGGGTGCCGGGGTGCCCCCAGCTCCCAGTGTGCGGGGGCTGGAGCcaggggacaggggtggggcagcacccaggggtcccctgcagcccatgccaGGGGGCAGCAGGtgtgggacccccccggggtgGGCCTGTTGGTGCAGGCGGCTGCACCAGCACTGGTCTGTGACCCCACGGGCAGGGCCTGGGGCGCACGAGCTGTGTGTGGGGCCAGGGCACGGAGTGACCCGTGGGTGCCCTGTGCCTGCGGTGCCCCACCTGGGGCCCAGCGGCTCCTGCGGTGCTGGGGCCGCGCCGTGGGGCGAACGGGGTGTCGTGGGCGGCCACGGCCCGGGGGAGGCTCCGGCTGGGACAGCCCAGATCCTCCTGCTCATCCCACAGTGCCAAGGAGGGGGAGGCGAGACGCCCGCCCAGACGAGGCTGCGGGCCGTGCTGGGAGGCAGCGGGGGACGCACCGG
This window encodes:
- the PREB gene encoding prolactin regulatory element-binding protein isoform X1, with translation MAPRRPPELYRAPFPLYTVRLHPRRPLAITAGGGGAAKTGIRNGVHFLQLEQIGGQLSASLLHSHDTETRATMTMALAGDIIAAGQDASCHILRFSLQAPEAPSGSAGRNGSGEKGPRKRRGPSPAGQSDTQSQTSEVTVESLHSVRTDFSPDALQKAVRFNADGSLLVTGGADGFLRLWEFPSMKKTLEFKAHDGEIEDIALGPDNKVSVRPLPGPAGRAVPGHPRSVQVVTAGRDFQCCVWQQDQLVTGLRWNENLPGIPDKAYRYQACRFGAVEDNAGALRLYTVQVPHKRERRPPPCYLTKWDGKSFLPLLTRPCGTEVISCLSVSDSGTFLGLGTVTGSVAIHIAFSLQRLYYVKEAHGIVVTDVAFVPESQRGRELLAGNEAALLSVAVDSRCKLHLLPSRRSLPVWLLLLLCAGLIVATILLLQLAFPGFL
- the PREB gene encoding prolactin regulatory element-binding protein isoform X2 — protein: MAPRRPPELYRAPFPLYTVRLHPRRPLAITAGGGGAAKTGIRNGVHFLQLEQIGGQLSASLLHSHDTETRATMTMALAGDIIAAGQDASCHILRFSLQAPEAPSGSAGRNGSGEKGPRKRRGPSPAGQSDTQSQTSEVTVESLHSVRTDFSPDALQKAVRFNADGSLLVTGGADGFLRLWEFPSMKKTLEFKAHDGEIEDIALGPDNKVVTAGRDFQCCVWQQDQLVTGLRWNENLPGIPDKAYRYQACRFGAVEDNAGALRLYTVQVPHKRERRPPPCYLTKWDGKSFLPLLTRPCGTEVISCLSVSDSGTFLGLGTVTGSVAIHIAFSLQRLYYVKEAHGIVVTDVAFVPESQRGRELLAGNEAALLSVAVDSRCKLHLLPSRRSLPVWLLLLLCAGLIVATILLLQLAFPGFL